The nucleotide sequence GCCCGGCCAGCGCGAGTTCTCGGCCCGCGTACACGTCACCGAGCTGCGCGAGCTCGCTGATATCAGCCCCTGCCACAAAGGCCCGGTCGCCTCCCCCGGTGATGATGAGCGCGCCGATCTCCGGGTTTTCGCCCACGAGGTCCAGCGCCTCGCGCAACTCGCTGAGGGTGTCGCCGTTGAGGGCATTGAGCGCCTTGGGGCGGCTGACAGTCAGCACCGCCAACGGGCCATGCTGATCGAGGTGCAGGTTGCGAAAGTCGAGCTCGTCAAGCATCGTCATGCCTTCATCCTGACACGAGGCCGCCGCGGCAAGGGGAAGCCGGGCCGCAGTACGGGGCTCAGCAGCTGGCCAGCGTCACCACCGTGTCGAGCGCGACCCGAATCATCCGGTCCACCCCCTCGGCCAGCACCTCCCCGGGGACAAGCTGCGGGTCACCGATGTCGTTACTGCAGGTGGTCAGGCACCCGGCCCGCAGGCCATGCTGCGCGGCGACGAGGAAAAGGGCGCTGGCTTCCATCTCAAAGCCCAGCACGCCGCGCGCGGCCCACAGCCGAGCGTGTTCGGGTGTGCTCGCGTAAAAAGCGTCCTCGGTCATGATCAAGCCGACGTGGTGCGGCACGCCCTGGGCGCGAGCCGCCTGCACCGCGGCCTCGACCACCTCGAAGCTCGCCGCGGGCGCGTAGGGTGCTCCCCCCAGCAGCTGGCGGGTGGTGCCGTCGTGGGGAACGGCCGCCGTGGCCACCACGAGGTCGGCGGGCTTCACCCGGGGCGTCGCGCCGCCCAGGGTCCCCACACGCAGAAGCGTTGTCGCGCCCAGCCGCGCGAGCTCCTCGGCGACGATGGCCGCGCTCGGGCAGCCCATGCCGGTGGTCTGCACGCTGACCCGAACACCGCGGTAGCTGCCGGTAAAGCCCAGCAGCTGCCGGTGTTCGGTGTAGAGTTCGGCGTCCTCCAGGTACGTCTCGGCGATGTGACGCGCCCGGTTGGGGTCGCCGGGCAACAGAACGTACTCGGCCACGTCGCCGGGCTGCGCACGAAGGTGAATCTGACTCATGCGGGCGAGTATACGCGGGCACCGTTTCGCCCTGAGCCGTGAATTTTTCCACACAAGGGGGATCCGGTTATTCTCACCCCATCTTCACAGGGCGGCGAGATCCGCCCTTTTCTTCTGAGGGGGAATGAGCATTTTCTCATGAAGGTGATGGCTGAAGCTTCCAGAAGCTTTCTCATTTCTTTAGGAGAAAGTACGTTTTAGAGGCAACCCTTGCTCTCATTCGGGCTGAGCACTTTCTCATTATAGACTTAGTTTTGGCAAAAGCTCGTCAGGTTGAGAAAAAATCGGGGTGCTGGGGAGCCGCTCTCGCGGCACGATTCACAAGCCACTCACCGGGTCTGCCTACGGTGATCCCATGCACCAGGGCGGCAAGCCGTGCCTGTGCGAGACAAAGGAGAACCTCATGCGCAAGTCCTTGATGATCGCCTCCACCTTGGCTCTTAGCCTCGGCGCGGCCAGCGCCCAGACCGGCACGACCACGCCCACGACGCCTACGGCTCCGGCCACCACTCCGGCCACGACCACAGCCGCTCCGGCCCAGGTGGTCACCTTTAGTGACGTGCCCGCCGGGCACTGGGCCAAGGACGCCGTGGACATCATCACGCAGCGTGGCCTGATCCAGGGCTTTCCCGACGGCACCTTCCGCGGCAACGAGAACCTGACGCGCTACCAGGCAGCCCTGATCTTCTACCGCCTGCTTCAGACCGGCGCGCTCAGCAGCGGTAACCTCAGTCAGACGGATCTGGCGACCATCACGCGCGGCATGCAGGAAGTCAGCACGGAGCTGGCCGCCATCAGCAGCCGCGTGACGGATCTGGAGCGCCTGAGCGCCGAACAGCAGGCCCGCATCGCGGCGCTGGAAGAGCGCATCAACGCCCTGGGCACCGGGGCAGCGGGTGCGGACGTGACGGCCCTCACCGCCCGTATCGACGCTCTGGAGGCCGCCGTGCGCAACATTCCCGCCGGTCCCCAGGGTCCTGCCGGCCCCGCTGGCCCTGCTGGCCCCGCCGCCGACACCACGGCGCTGGAAGCCCGGATTGCTGCCCTGGAACAGCGCATCAATGCCGCTCCTGCGACCGGCACCACCACGACCGGCACCGTCACCACCGAGCCCGCGCCCAGCACGGTGGTGATCGGTGACACCACCCCCCAGGCCAACGGTGTGACGCGCGGCAACCTGTACGCCGGGGTCAGCGTCGGGGCGAGCGCCGCTCCCGCGGGCCAGCCCTGCTACGTGCCCCGCGCTGGCGGCCGCCCCGTGAACTACTGCGCCAGCTTCGGCGGCATGATCGGCAGCACCCAGCTCATCGGGCCTTTTGGTGCCCGCGTCTCGGCCGACTACAAGCCCGGCCAGAACGCGGTCTCGGCGGACGTGAACGCCACCTACCAGATCAACACCGGCAGCAACATCCAGCCCTACGTGGGCGCCGGTCTGGGCCTGACGAGCAGCGCCAGCCGCAGCTCGACCACCACCAACGTGACCGACACCTACGTGAACGGCCTGGTGGGCGTGGACTTCCAGATCACCAACTCCATCGCCGCCTTCGTGGAGGGGAACGGCCGCTACTACCTGAGCAACAAGGGCACCGGCGCGTTGAGCAGCTCGACCACCACCACGGACCGCGGCTTTGCGCCCGCCGTCAAGGCTGGCCTGAAGTTCTACTTCTAAACGCCCGTCCCCTCCCCTGAGGCCCCCCAGTGGGGCCTTTTTTCCTGTTTGCCTGGCTTCCGCTTCACTTCGGGCGCTAGACTGATTCCATGCGACTCGTGCAGTTTATTCAGGTGCTGCTGCTGCTCGCCCTAGGCACCTACCTGCTGCTCGTCGCGCTCGAAAACCCGGCCCGAGTACGCCTGCCGCTGCCGCTGGGTCGCGGCGAACTGCTGCTGCCGGCCGGTGAGGCGTTTGCGCTGTTCCTGGGCCTGGGCGCCGCCTACATGGCCCTGCTGCTGCTCCCGCCCCTGTGGTTGGCCGGGCTGCGCCGCCGCCGAGCGCTGCGGGAACAAGCGGCCCTGGAACGGCGATTGACGGCGACCCTCCAGGCACGGCTGGGAACGCTTCCCACACCACCTGTCCCGGGGCAAGAGATCACCCCCCTGGAGCAGGCATGACACCGGCGCTTTCGGCACCGCTGGAAGCTCGCTGGCTGCTCGCACCGCCCGCGAGTCGCGTGGCCCTGTTGGAGAGCATGCGGCAGTGGCGCGTTGCGCCGCCGCTCGCGCAGGTTCTGTCTGGTCGCCGCCTCACCCCGGCGCACCTGGACCCGCCCCTGACCCTCACGCCCAATCCAGCCCTCCGGGAGGCGGCGCAGCGGATTGTTGCGGCGCTGCGCCAGCACCGGCGGATCCGCATCCACGGCGACTACGACGCAGACGGCGTGAGTGCGACCGCCACCCTGATTCGGGGGCTGCGTCACCTGGGCGCGGACGTGCACGGCTTCATCCCACACCGCCTGAACGAGGGGTACGGCCTGCACCCGGACCGAATAGAGGAACACGCCGCCGCCTGTGACCTGCTGGTGACGGTGGACTGCGGGGTGACCAACCTGGAGGAGGTGCGGGCCCTCCTCGCTCGCGGCACGGAGGTCATCGTGACTGACCACCACGCGCCGGGGCCCGACTACCCCGACTGCCTGGTGGTGCACCCGCACCGCACCACGGGGTACGATCCCGAACTGCACAACCTCACCGGGGCAGGTGTGGCGTATCACCTCCTGTGGGCCGTATACGAGGAGCTGGGCTTGCCCGCCCCGCTCGACCTCACCGCCCTGGCCACCCTGGGCACCATCGCCGATGTCGCCCCGCTGCTGGGGGAGAACCGGGCGCTCGTGCGCGCGGGACTGGAGGCGCTGGCGGGTTCTTCCCTGCCCGGCATCCGTGCGCTGCTCGAGGCGAAGCGGGTCACGCGCCCGGGTGCTCGGGACGTGGCCTTTTTGCTCGCGCCGCTGGTCAATGCGGCCGGGCGCATGGGGGACGCCGATCTCGCCCTGAACCTCCTGACCACCGAGAGCACCCACGAGGCCCGAACCCTGGTGACGCACCTGGAGGCCCGGAACCTGGAACGCCGGGGCATCCAAGAGCGGATGTACGCGGAAGCCCTGCATCTTGCCGACCCCGCTGATCCCGCCCTGGTGCTGACGAAAGCGGACTGGCACGCCGGCGTGATGGGGATCGTGGCGAGCAAGCTGGTGGAGACCTTCCACAAGCCGGTGTACATCGTCGCGCAGGGCAAGGGGTCCGTGCGCTCCACGCCCGGCATCAGCGCGGTGGAGGGCCTGCGCTACAGCCATGACCTCCTCAAGCGCTACGGCGGGCACCCAGGTGCTGCCGGCTTCGCGCTGGAGGAGGAGAACTTCACGGCGCTGCGGCGGCGCCTGCACGAGTACGTGCGGCAGTTTCCCCGCCCTGTTCCGGTGCACCGCCTGGACGCGCCGCTCCCCACGCTGGGGGTCACCCCAGAACTGGTCCGGCAGGTCGAGGCGTTCGAGCCCTTTGGCACTGGGCATGCCCCGCCCCTTTGGCACGTGCGCGAACCGCTGAGCAACACGCGGTTGGTGGGGAAACGCGGGGACAGCCTGCAATTCCAGATCGGCGGCCTGCGCGGCATCAAACACGGGGAGCAGAATGCCGCTCCCGGTGAGCGAGACCTCGCCGCGCACCTCGTGAGCAGCGAGTGGCGCGGTGAGGTGCGTCTGGAGCTTCAGGGGCAGGCCCTGCGCGCCCCTGCCCCGCTGGGTCTAGACAGCTCTTGGCTTGACGCCCCGCCCCTCCCCCGTCTCGAGCCCAAAGCCGCGATGCAGCACCTGGGTGCCGGAGCGAGCGCCTATGCAACCGGGCCGGTGGCAGCCTATCTGCGGAACCAGGTGCCGGGCCTCACGCTGGTGGCTGCCGGCGAGGCCCACCCGGGGGGCGAACTCATTCTGTATACCCTGCCGGAGGAGGCTGACCTGGTCCGCTGGCTCAGGGCGGGCCGAGTCGCGTTCGCCTTTGGGCCCAAAACGCTTGCGGAACTGGAAGGAGCGCTGTCTGCCCCGCGGCTTCGTCCCCTGTTCATGCCCGCCCAGGTGGACGCGGACGAGGCCGAACTGGAGGCTGCCGCCGACGCCTATCGCCGCTGGCAGTGGGCCCACCTGTACCGCGTGCTCGACGACCGCGGGTGGAATGCCGCCGTCTGGCACCTGCTGGGGCTGGCAGAGGAGCGGCCGCCGACCGCAGAACCGGAGCTTGCTGCGGCCACCCGCTGACCCGGCGTGTCAGAGCCGTGTGAGAGCGGCGCGTCACCATAACAGTATGCGCCCGCTTGCCCGCCGTGCCCTTCTGGACCTCTTCAAGCTGCGCTGTCAGACCCGGCGTGAGGTTGCCGAGGCGCTGGTTCTCGTCGCCGAGGACACCCGCTACTGGGAACCGGCCCAGCGCCTCAGCGAGCGGTACCTGGAGGCCCTCCATTCCGCCCCCGAGCTTCAGGCGGTCGCTCAGGCCGCCCGCGAGCTGGCTGAGCAGGTCCGGCGGGAACGAGCGAACACGGGCGGACCGCACCGCTGACCTTGCCCTACCGCTCTGCGGGCTCGTCCTCGTCGTAAGCCTCGTCGTAGGTCTCGGACTCGTCTGCTGCGCCCTCGCGCTCGTTGCGAATGAGGTTGCGGCGCGGACCTGTTCCACCCTCTGGCTCGGTCGACGAGGCGACCGGTTCGCCCGCCAATACGGCCTGTGCTCGGGCCAGCATGGGGGGATCGCTCGCCTCTACGGCATAGCGTTCGGCGAGGTAGGCGGCAACCCACGCCCCGAAGTACCACAGGGCAAGCTGCGCGGCGTATCCACCGGGACGGTCGGGATGAACGCCTTCCGGGTAGGGGACGTGTACCACCTCGTCGATCCGGGTTTCGAGCACCTCACGCACGATGTCAAGGGTGGGATCGGAATCGCCCAGAATCAGGGCCACCTTGGCGTCCCCCTTCTCGTGCTGCGCCTCAAAAGCCCCGGTCGCCAGGGCGAGGGGATCACCCAGTACGGGCACCGAGAGCGTCTTGCCCACACGAGCAAGGAGTGACTGCCAGGCGTGCGGAAGCGCGTCGGCCTCGGGCGCGGCCAGCAGCAGGGGCAGGCGACCCCACAGGGTCCAGGCGAGGTCCCGGGCGGGGTTGGCCTCAGTGACGTGGGGAGCGCAGCGGTCGCGGAGGTTGGCCAGCAGCAGCTCTGCCTCCTCAGCTTCCGCCGCGTGTCCGGTGGCGTGGGCGAGGTACTGCCCGGCGTGGTAGGGCGTACTCAGCCCGCCGGGCACAAGCACGTCTACGTCGTCGGAGCTGCCGCCGGTGCTCACGCGCCGCACCGCCACGCCCGCGACCTCCGCAAGGTCAGCGTAGTCACGCGCCGCGTCCCCCGCATCGGCACTCGAC is from Deinococcus sp. YIM 77859 and encodes:
- a CDS encoding purine-nucleoside phosphorylase; translated protein: MSQIHLRAQPGDVAEYVLLPGDPNRARHIAETYLEDAELYTEHRQLLGFTGSYRGVRVSVQTTGMGCPSAAIVAEELARLGATTLLRVGTLGGATPRVKPADLVVATAAVPHDGTTRQLLGGAPYAPAASFEVVEAAVQAARAQGVPHHVGLIMTEDAFYASTPEHARLWAARGVLGFEMEASALFLVAAQHGLRAGCLTTCSNDIGDPQLVPGEVLAEGVDRMIRVALDTVVTLASC
- a CDS encoding SIS domain-containing protein, translating into MNVLALLERLPGSYAGPTRPEPGPHGLMGVGEGALAAHLAAPLVSGTFTRSGTQFVLSSADAGDAARDYADLAEVAGVAVRRVSTGGSSDDVDVLVPGGLSTPYHAGQYLAHATGHAAEAEEAELLLANLRDRCAPHVTEANPARDLAWTLWGRLPLLLAAPEADALPHAWQSLLARVGKTLSVPVLGDPLALATGAFEAQHEKGDAKVALILGDSDPTLDIVREVLETRIDEVVHVPYPEGVHPDRPGGYAAQLALWYFGAWVAAYLAERYAVEASDPPMLARAQAVLAGEPVASSTEPEGGTGPRRNLIRNEREGAADESETYDEAYDEDEPAER
- a CDS encoding S-layer homology domain-containing protein, coding for MRKSLMIASTLALSLGAASAQTGTTTPTTPTAPATTPATTTAAPAQVVTFSDVPAGHWAKDAVDIITQRGLIQGFPDGTFRGNENLTRYQAALIFYRLLQTGALSSGNLSQTDLATITRGMQEVSTELAAISSRVTDLERLSAEQQARIAALEERINALGTGAAGADVTALTARIDALEAAVRNIPAGPQGPAGPAGPAGPAADTTALEARIAALEQRINAAPATGTTTTGTVTTEPAPSTVVIGDTTPQANGVTRGNLYAGVSVGASAAPAGQPCYVPRAGGRPVNYCASFGGMIGSTQLIGPFGARVSADYKPGQNAVSADVNATYQINTGSNIQPYVGAGLGLTSSASRSSTTTNVTDTYVNGLVGVDFQITNSIAAFVEGNGRYYLSNKGTGALSSSTTTTDRGFAPAVKAGLKFYF
- the recJ gene encoding single-stranded-DNA-specific exonuclease RecJ translates to MTPALSAPLEARWLLAPPASRVALLESMRQWRVAPPLAQVLSGRRLTPAHLDPPLTLTPNPALREAAQRIVAALRQHRRIRIHGDYDADGVSATATLIRGLRHLGADVHGFIPHRLNEGYGLHPDRIEEHAAACDLLVTVDCGVTNLEEVRALLARGTEVIVTDHHAPGPDYPDCLVVHPHRTTGYDPELHNLTGAGVAYHLLWAVYEELGLPAPLDLTALATLGTIADVAPLLGENRALVRAGLEALAGSSLPGIRALLEAKRVTRPGARDVAFLLAPLVNAAGRMGDADLALNLLTTESTHEARTLVTHLEARNLERRGIQERMYAEALHLADPADPALVLTKADWHAGVMGIVASKLVETFHKPVYIVAQGKGSVRSTPGISAVEGLRYSHDLLKRYGGHPGAAGFALEEENFTALRRRLHEYVRQFPRPVPVHRLDAPLPTLGVTPELVRQVEAFEPFGTGHAPPLWHVREPLSNTRLVGKRGDSLQFQIGGLRGIKHGEQNAAPGERDLAAHLVSSEWRGEVRLELQGQALRAPAPLGLDSSWLDAPPLPRLEPKAAMQHLGAGASAYATGPVAAYLRNQVPGLTLVAAGEAHPGGELILYTLPEEADLVRWLRAGRVAFAFGPKTLAELEGALSAPRLRPLFMPAQVDADEAELEAAADAYRRWQWAHLYRVLDDRGWNAAVWHLLGLAEERPPTAEPELAAATR